In a single window of the Zea mays cultivar B73 chromosome 5, Zm-B73-REFERENCE-NAM-5.0, whole genome shotgun sequence genome:
- the LOC100274864 gene encoding uncharacterized protein isoform X1 — MDYVVARMQLQQAAVPPPVHSIADHRPPPVSQRTRGSATMQRQRREALEQEVAELKQQLSNEQTVHQILERALQPSSSMALANIPAFIPTKAKELLAELLLVEEEIARLEDQIKRMKKSAATQQQQQQQTEHCKSMFFISQAMDGEAYLSTVVNNKRHSLASSSDGHAVLEKKIAQHELPITKKSPTVIAKRRARDQQQPPNKLSERILKCLVCIFMRLLRSSRASESAAGNLGGFRMDMGLVNVAAAAAAKEKERGQQDHYGIFGIQDSMVRDIGPYKNLVRFTTSAGSGSGSGSGSLDLHLLSRGFSASPLVSKLREMLEALQQVDVRSLNHHQRLAFWLNIYNTCIMHGILQHGLPSNSDKLLALKNKATINVSGQTFNALVIENFILRQPSSVKQQELWQCDVDVEEEQAVREVYGLKTSEPNILFALCCGIRSSPALRIYKADRVLVDLDKAKLEYLQASLVVTSTRRLMIPSLLHSNMHDFAKDTESLLRWICEQLPTSWSIRKSMVDCLAAITNNNNKLEEVVVDVIPLDYDFQYLLPM; from the exons ATGGACTACGTGGTCGCCCGGATGCAATTGCAACAAGCAGCAGTGCCGCCGCCTGTTCACTCCATCGCCGACCACCGTCCTCCGCCTGTG TCGCAGAGGACGCGGGGCAGCGCGACGATGCAACGACAGCGGCGTGAGGCACTCGAACAGGAGGTGGCAGAGCTGAAGCAGCAGCTATCCAACGAGCAGACGGTGCACCAGATCCTGGAGCGCGCCCTGCAGCCCAGCAGCTCCATGGCCCTCGCCAACATCCCCGCCTTCATCCCCACCAAGGCCAAGGAGCTGCTCGCGGAGCTgctgctggtggaggaagagatcgCCAGGCTGGAGGACCAGATAAAAAGGATGAAGAAGTCCGCCGccacgcagcagcagcagcagcagcagacggAGCACTGCAAGTCCATGTTCTTCATCAGCCAGGCCATGGACGGCGAGGCGTACCTCAGCACGGTGGTGAACAACAAGAGGCATTCCCTGGCGTCGTCGTCAGATGGGCATGCGGTGTTGGAGAAGAAGATCGCCCAGCACGAGCTGCCCATCACCAAGAAGAGCCCCACGGTGATAGCAAAGAGGAGGGCGAGAGACCAGCAGCAGCCGCCCAACAAGCTGTCGGAGAGGATCCTCAAGTGCCTGGTGTGCATCTTCATGCGGCTGCTCCGGTCGTCCCGGGCGTCCGAGTCCGCCGCGGGCAACCTCGGCGGCTTCAGGATGGACATGGGGCTCGTCAACGTGGCTGCAGCTGCGGCGGCCAAGGAGAAGGAGAGGGGCCAGCAGGATCACTACGGCATCTTCGGCATCCAGGACTCCATGGTGAGGGACATCGGGCCCTACAAGAACCTCGTCAGGTTCACCACCTCGGctggctccggctccggctccggctccggctccctGGACCTCCACCTCCTCAGCAGAGGGTTCTCGGCGTCGCCCCTGGTAAGCAAACTGAGGGAGATGCTGGAGGCGCTGCAGCAGGTGGATGTGCGCTCCTTGAATCACCACCAGAGGCTGGCGTTCTGGCTCAACATCTACAACACATGCATCATGCAC GGCATTCTGCAGCATGGTTTGCCCTCAAACTCGGACAAGTTACTCGcactcaagaacaaggcaacaatcAACGTGTCAGGGCAAACTTTCAATGCGTTGGTGATTGAGAATTTTATCTTGAGGCAGCCGTCAAGTGTGAAACAG CAGGAGTTGTGGCAATGCGACGTGGATGTGGAAGAAGAACAGGCGGTGAGGGAGGTTTATGGGCTCAAGACTTCAGAACCCAACATTCTCTTTGCACTCTGCTGCGGCATCAGATCATCGCCAGCA CTTCGCATCTACAAAGCAGATCGTGTTCTTGTGGATCTGGACAAGGCAAAGCTTGAGTACCTGCAGGCATCGCTGGTGGTGACATCCACCAGGAGGCTCATGATCCCAAGCCTCCTCCACTCCAACATGCATGACTTTGCAAAGGACACGGAGTCGCTGCTTCGATGGATCTGCGAGCAGCTGCCCACGTCCTGGTCCATCAGGAAATCCATGGTGGATTGCCTCGCCGCCATtaccaacaacaacaacaagctgGAGGAGGTGGTCGTGGATGTCATTCCCTTGGACTACGACTTCCAATACCTGCTGCCCATGTGA
- the LOC100274864 gene encoding uncharacterized protein isoform X2, whose protein sequence is MDYVVARMQLQQAAVPPPVHSIADHRPPPVSQRTRGSATMQRQRREALEQEVAELKQQLSNEQTVHQILERALQPSSSMALANIPAFIPTKAKELLAELLLVEEEIARLEDQIKRMKKSAATQQQQQQQTEHCKSMFFISQAMDGEAYLSTVVNNKRHSLASSSDGHAVLEKKIAQHELPITKKSPTVIAKRRARDQQQPPNKLSERILKCLVCIFMRLLRSSRASESAAGNLGGFRMDMGLVNVAAAAAAKEKERGQQDHYGIFGIQDSMVRDIGPYKNLVRFTTSAGSGSGSGSGSLDLHLLSRGFSASPLVSKLREMLEALQQVDVRSLNHHQRLAFWLNIYNTCIMHGILQHGLPSNSDKLLALKNKATINVSGQTFNALVIENFILRQPSSVKQELWQCDVDVEEEQAVREVYGLKTSEPNILFALCCGIRSSPALRIYKADRVLVDLDKAKLEYLQASLVVTSTRRLMIPSLLHSNMHDFAKDTESLLRWICEQLPTSWSIRKSMVDCLAAITNNNNKLEEVVVDVIPLDYDFQYLLPM, encoded by the exons ATGGACTACGTGGTCGCCCGGATGCAATTGCAACAAGCAGCAGTGCCGCCGCCTGTTCACTCCATCGCCGACCACCGTCCTCCGCCTGTG TCGCAGAGGACGCGGGGCAGCGCGACGATGCAACGACAGCGGCGTGAGGCACTCGAACAGGAGGTGGCAGAGCTGAAGCAGCAGCTATCCAACGAGCAGACGGTGCACCAGATCCTGGAGCGCGCCCTGCAGCCCAGCAGCTCCATGGCCCTCGCCAACATCCCCGCCTTCATCCCCACCAAGGCCAAGGAGCTGCTCGCGGAGCTgctgctggtggaggaagagatcgCCAGGCTGGAGGACCAGATAAAAAGGATGAAGAAGTCCGCCGccacgcagcagcagcagcagcagcagacggAGCACTGCAAGTCCATGTTCTTCATCAGCCAGGCCATGGACGGCGAGGCGTACCTCAGCACGGTGGTGAACAACAAGAGGCATTCCCTGGCGTCGTCGTCAGATGGGCATGCGGTGTTGGAGAAGAAGATCGCCCAGCACGAGCTGCCCATCACCAAGAAGAGCCCCACGGTGATAGCAAAGAGGAGGGCGAGAGACCAGCAGCAGCCGCCCAACAAGCTGTCGGAGAGGATCCTCAAGTGCCTGGTGTGCATCTTCATGCGGCTGCTCCGGTCGTCCCGGGCGTCCGAGTCCGCCGCGGGCAACCTCGGCGGCTTCAGGATGGACATGGGGCTCGTCAACGTGGCTGCAGCTGCGGCGGCCAAGGAGAAGGAGAGGGGCCAGCAGGATCACTACGGCATCTTCGGCATCCAGGACTCCATGGTGAGGGACATCGGGCCCTACAAGAACCTCGTCAGGTTCACCACCTCGGctggctccggctccggctccggctccggctccctGGACCTCCACCTCCTCAGCAGAGGGTTCTCGGCGTCGCCCCTGGTAAGCAAACTGAGGGAGATGCTGGAGGCGCTGCAGCAGGTGGATGTGCGCTCCTTGAATCACCACCAGAGGCTGGCGTTCTGGCTCAACATCTACAACACATGCATCATGCAC GGCATTCTGCAGCATGGTTTGCCCTCAAACTCGGACAAGTTACTCGcactcaagaacaaggcaacaatcAACGTGTCAGGGCAAACTTTCAATGCGTTGGTGATTGAGAATTTTATCTTGAGGCAGCCGTCAAGTGTGAAACAG GAGTTGTGGCAATGCGACGTGGATGTGGAAGAAGAACAGGCGGTGAGGGAGGTTTATGGGCTCAAGACTTCAGAACCCAACATTCTCTTTGCACTCTGCTGCGGCATCAGATCATCGCCAGCA CTTCGCATCTACAAAGCAGATCGTGTTCTTGTGGATCTGGACAAGGCAAAGCTTGAGTACCTGCAGGCATCGCTGGTGGTGACATCCACCAGGAGGCTCATGATCCCAAGCCTCCTCCACTCCAACATGCATGACTTTGCAAAGGACACGGAGTCGCTGCTTCGATGGATCTGCGAGCAGCTGCCCACGTCCTGGTCCATCAGGAAATCCATGGTGGATTGCCTCGCCGCCATtaccaacaacaacaacaagctgGAGGAGGTGGTCGTGGATGTCATTCCCTTGGACTACGACTTCCAATACCTGCTGCCCATGTGA
- the LOC100274864 gene encoding uncharacterized protein isoform X3: MDYVVARMQLQQAAVPPPVHSIADHRPPPVSQRTRGSATMQRQRREALEQEVAELKQQLSNEQTVHQILERALQPSSSMALANIPAFIPTKAKELLAELLLVEEEIARLEDQIKRMKKSAATQQQQQQQTEHCKSMFFISQAMDGEAYLSTVVNNKRHSLASSSDGHAVLEKKIAQHELPITKKSPTVIAKRRARDQQQPPNKLSERILKCLVCIFMRLLRSSRASESAAGNLGGFRMDMGLVNVAAAAAAKEKERGQQDHYGIFGIQDSMVRDIGPYKNLVRFTTSAGSGSGSGSGSLDLHLLSRGFSASPLVSKLREMLEALQQVDVRSLNHHQRLAFWLNIYNTCIMHGILQHGLPSNSDKLLALKNKATINVSGQTFNALVIENFILRQPSSVKQQELWQCDVDVEEEQAVREVYGLKTSEPNILFALCCGIRSSPAVSSMHVCIILALN; the protein is encoded by the exons ATGGACTACGTGGTCGCCCGGATGCAATTGCAACAAGCAGCAGTGCCGCCGCCTGTTCACTCCATCGCCGACCACCGTCCTCCGCCTGTG TCGCAGAGGACGCGGGGCAGCGCGACGATGCAACGACAGCGGCGTGAGGCACTCGAACAGGAGGTGGCAGAGCTGAAGCAGCAGCTATCCAACGAGCAGACGGTGCACCAGATCCTGGAGCGCGCCCTGCAGCCCAGCAGCTCCATGGCCCTCGCCAACATCCCCGCCTTCATCCCCACCAAGGCCAAGGAGCTGCTCGCGGAGCTgctgctggtggaggaagagatcgCCAGGCTGGAGGACCAGATAAAAAGGATGAAGAAGTCCGCCGccacgcagcagcagcagcagcagcagacggAGCACTGCAAGTCCATGTTCTTCATCAGCCAGGCCATGGACGGCGAGGCGTACCTCAGCACGGTGGTGAACAACAAGAGGCATTCCCTGGCGTCGTCGTCAGATGGGCATGCGGTGTTGGAGAAGAAGATCGCCCAGCACGAGCTGCCCATCACCAAGAAGAGCCCCACGGTGATAGCAAAGAGGAGGGCGAGAGACCAGCAGCAGCCGCCCAACAAGCTGTCGGAGAGGATCCTCAAGTGCCTGGTGTGCATCTTCATGCGGCTGCTCCGGTCGTCCCGGGCGTCCGAGTCCGCCGCGGGCAACCTCGGCGGCTTCAGGATGGACATGGGGCTCGTCAACGTGGCTGCAGCTGCGGCGGCCAAGGAGAAGGAGAGGGGCCAGCAGGATCACTACGGCATCTTCGGCATCCAGGACTCCATGGTGAGGGACATCGGGCCCTACAAGAACCTCGTCAGGTTCACCACCTCGGctggctccggctccggctccggctccggctccctGGACCTCCACCTCCTCAGCAGAGGGTTCTCGGCGTCGCCCCTGGTAAGCAAACTGAGGGAGATGCTGGAGGCGCTGCAGCAGGTGGATGTGCGCTCCTTGAATCACCACCAGAGGCTGGCGTTCTGGCTCAACATCTACAACACATGCATCATGCAC GGCATTCTGCAGCATGGTTTGCCCTCAAACTCGGACAAGTTACTCGcactcaagaacaaggcaacaatcAACGTGTCAGGGCAAACTTTCAATGCGTTGGTGATTGAGAATTTTATCTTGAGGCAGCCGTCAAGTGTGAAACAG CAGGAGTTGTGGCAATGCGACGTGGATGTGGAAGAAGAACAGGCGGTGAGGGAGGTTTATGGGCTCAAGACTTCAGAACCCAACATTCTCTTTGCACTCTGCTGCGGCATCAGATCATCGCCAGCAGTAAGTAGTATGCATGTATGTATTATATTGGCACTCAATTAA
- the LOC100274864 gene encoding uncharacterized protein LOC100274864 codes for MDYVVARMQLQQAAVPPPVHSIADHRPPPVSQRTRGSATMQRQRREALEQEVAELKQQLSNEQTVHQILERALQPSSSMALANIPAFIPTKAKELLAELLLVEEEIARLEDQIKRMKKSAATQQQQQQQTEHCKSMFFISQAMDGEAYLSTVVNNKRHSLASSSDGHAVLEKKIAQHELPITKKSPTVIAKRRARDQQQPPNKLSERILKCLVCIFMRLLRSSRASESAAGNLGGFRMDMGLVNVAAAAAAKEKERGQQDHYGIFGIQDSMVRDIGPYKNLVRFTTSAGSGSGSGSGSLDLHLLSRGFSASPLVSKLREMLEALQQVDVRSLNHHQRLAFWLNIYNTCIMHGILQHGLPSNSDKLLALKNKATINVSGQTFNALVIENFILRQPSSVKQELWQCDVDVEEEQAVREVYGLKTSEPNILFALCCGIRSSPAVSSMHVCIILALN; via the exons ATGGACTACGTGGTCGCCCGGATGCAATTGCAACAAGCAGCAGTGCCGCCGCCTGTTCACTCCATCGCCGACCACCGTCCTCCGCCTGTG TCGCAGAGGACGCGGGGCAGCGCGACGATGCAACGACAGCGGCGTGAGGCACTCGAACAGGAGGTGGCAGAGCTGAAGCAGCAGCTATCCAACGAGCAGACGGTGCACCAGATCCTGGAGCGCGCCCTGCAGCCCAGCAGCTCCATGGCCCTCGCCAACATCCCCGCCTTCATCCCCACCAAGGCCAAGGAGCTGCTCGCGGAGCTgctgctggtggaggaagagatcgCCAGGCTGGAGGACCAGATAAAAAGGATGAAGAAGTCCGCCGccacgcagcagcagcagcagcagcagacggAGCACTGCAAGTCCATGTTCTTCATCAGCCAGGCCATGGACGGCGAGGCGTACCTCAGCACGGTGGTGAACAACAAGAGGCATTCCCTGGCGTCGTCGTCAGATGGGCATGCGGTGTTGGAGAAGAAGATCGCCCAGCACGAGCTGCCCATCACCAAGAAGAGCCCCACGGTGATAGCAAAGAGGAGGGCGAGAGACCAGCAGCAGCCGCCCAACAAGCTGTCGGAGAGGATCCTCAAGTGCCTGGTGTGCATCTTCATGCGGCTGCTCCGGTCGTCCCGGGCGTCCGAGTCCGCCGCGGGCAACCTCGGCGGCTTCAGGATGGACATGGGGCTCGTCAACGTGGCTGCAGCTGCGGCGGCCAAGGAGAAGGAGAGGGGCCAGCAGGATCACTACGGCATCTTCGGCATCCAGGACTCCATGGTGAGGGACATCGGGCCCTACAAGAACCTCGTCAGGTTCACCACCTCGGctggctccggctccggctccggctccggctccctGGACCTCCACCTCCTCAGCAGAGGGTTCTCGGCGTCGCCCCTGGTAAGCAAACTGAGGGAGATGCTGGAGGCGCTGCAGCAGGTGGATGTGCGCTCCTTGAATCACCACCAGAGGCTGGCGTTCTGGCTCAACATCTACAACACATGCATCATGCAC GGCATTCTGCAGCATGGTTTGCCCTCAAACTCGGACAAGTTACTCGcactcaagaacaaggcaacaatcAACGTGTCAGGGCAAACTTTCAATGCGTTGGTGATTGAGAATTTTATCTTGAGGCAGCCGTCAAGTGTGAAACAG GAGTTGTGGCAATGCGACGTGGATGTGGAAGAAGAACAGGCGGTGAGGGAGGTTTATGGGCTCAAGACTTCAGAACCCAACATTCTCTTTGCACTCTGCTGCGGCATCAGATCATCGCCAGCAGTAAGTAGTATGCATGTATGTATTATATTGGCACTCAATTAA